Proteins encoded in a region of the Sphingomonas sp. HMP9 genome:
- the pnp gene encoding polyribonucleotide nucleotidyltransferase has product MFDTKTVSAQWGGKTLTLETGRVARQANGAVLATLGETVVLCAVTAARTVKEGQDFFPLTVHYQEKFSASGRIPGGFFKRERGATEKETLTSRLIDRPIRPLFPEGFYNEINVICQVLSYDGENEPDVLAMVAASAALTISGVPFMGPIGAARVGYVDGAYILNPTLEEAKTGDLDLVVAATGNAVMMVESEAKELSEEIMLGAVQFAHKACREAANLIIDLAEMAAKDPWEMAEQADLSAAKDKLKKLIGKDIAAAYKVTDKSKRSDLLNAARAKGKTAFADASPQDQMAAGKLMKKLEAEIVRGAILKDGTRIDGRTTTQIRPIEAMVHFLPRTHGSALFTRGETQSICTTTLGTRDAEQMIDSLNGLSYENFMLHYNFPPYSVGEVGRFGAPGRREVGHGKLAWRALHPVLPSKEEFPYTIRVLSDITESNGSSSMATVCGGSLSMMDAGVPLKRPVSGIAMGLILEGKNFAVLSDILGDEDHLGDMDFKVAGTSEGITTMQMDIKIAGITEEIMGKALAQAKEGRAHILGEMAKALDHTREELSAHAPRIETFTIEKSKIREVIGTGGKVIREIVAQTGAKVDIDDEGVIKVSSSDPAQIEAAIKWIKGLVEEAEVGKVYDGKVVNLVDFGAFVNFMGGKDGLVHVSEIKNERVEKVSDALSEGQEVKVKVLEIDPRGKVRLSMRVVDQTTGEELEDTRPAREPREGGDRGPRPPRRDGDGGRDGGGGGGRGPRGEGGGGDRGSRGPRRDGDGGRDAGGNGGGRGPRRDGGGSGGGERAARSDGDKAPEFAPAFLTGDRD; this is encoded by the coding sequence ATGTTCGATACCAAGACCGTAAGCGCCCAGTGGGGCGGCAAGACGCTGACGCTCGAGACCGGCCGTGTGGCCCGTCAGGCCAATGGCGCCGTGCTCGCGACCCTCGGCGAAACCGTCGTTCTGTGCGCCGTGACGGCTGCACGGACCGTCAAGGAAGGGCAGGATTTCTTCCCGCTCACCGTCCATTACCAAGAGAAGTTCTCCGCGAGCGGCCGCATCCCCGGCGGCTTCTTCAAGCGTGAGCGTGGCGCGACCGAGAAGGAGACGCTGACCAGCCGTCTCATCGATCGCCCGATCCGTCCCCTCTTCCCCGAGGGTTTCTACAACGAGATCAACGTGATCTGCCAGGTTCTGTCGTATGACGGCGAGAACGAGCCGGACGTCCTCGCGATGGTCGCGGCGTCGGCGGCGCTGACGATCTCGGGCGTGCCGTTCATGGGCCCGATCGGCGCGGCGCGCGTCGGTTATGTCGATGGCGCGTACATCCTCAACCCGACGCTGGAAGAAGCGAAGACGGGCGATCTCGACCTCGTCGTCGCCGCCACCGGCAACGCCGTGATGATGGTCGAATCGGAAGCCAAGGAGCTCTCGGAAGAGATCATGCTCGGCGCCGTGCAGTTCGCCCACAAAGCGTGCCGCGAAGCCGCTAACCTGATCATCGATCTGGCCGAGATGGCCGCCAAGGATCCGTGGGAAATGGCCGAGCAGGCCGACCTGTCGGCCGCCAAGGACAAGCTGAAGAAGCTGATCGGCAAGGACATTGCGGCTGCCTACAAGGTGACCGACAAGTCGAAGCGCTCGGACCTGCTGAATGCCGCTCGTGCGAAGGGCAAGACCGCATTTGCGGACGCGTCGCCGCAGGACCAGATGGCTGCCGGCAAGCTGATGAAGAAGCTGGAGGCGGAGATCGTCCGCGGCGCCATCCTCAAGGACGGCACCCGCATCGACGGTCGTACCACCACGCAGATCCGTCCGATCGAGGCCATGGTCCACTTCCTCCCGCGTACGCACGGCTCTGCGCTGTTCACGCGCGGCGAGACGCAGTCGATCTGCACCACCACGCTCGGCACGCGCGACGCCGAGCAGATGATCGACAGCCTCAACGGGCTCTCGTACGAAAACTTCATGCTGCACTACAACTTCCCCCCCTACTCGGTCGGTGAAGTCGGTCGCTTCGGTGCGCCGGGTCGTCGCGAAGTCGGCCACGGCAAGCTCGCCTGGCGCGCGCTGCACCCGGTGCTGCCGTCGAAGGAGGAGTTCCCGTACACGATCCGCGTTCTCTCGGACATCACCGAGAGCAACGGCTCGTCGTCGATGGCGACGGTCTGCGGCGGTTCGCTGAGCATGATGGATGCGGGCGTTCCGCTGAAGCGTCCGGTGTCGGGCATCGCGATGGGCCTGATCCTCGAGGGCAAGAACTTCGCGGTTCTGTCGGACATCCTCGGCGACGAGGATCACCTCGGCGACATGGACTTCAAGGTTGCTGGCACGTCCGAGGGCATCACCACGATGCAGATGGACATCAAGATCGCCGGCATCACCGAAGAGATCATGGGCAAGGCGCTGGCACAGGCCAAGGAAGGCCGCGCGCACATCCTGGGAGAAATGGCCAAGGCGCTCGATCACACGCGTGAGGAGCTGTCGGCACACGCACCGCGTATCGAGACCTTCACGATCGAGAAGTCGAAGATCCGTGAAGTCATCGGCACCGGCGGCAAGGTGATCCGCGAGATCGTCGCGCAGACCGGCGCCAAGGTCGACATCGACGACGAGGGCGTGATCAAGGTCTCGTCGTCCGATCCCGCGCAGATCGAAGCTGCGATCAAGTGGATCAAGGGCCTCGTCGAGGAAGCCGAAGTCGGCAAGGTCTATGACGGCAAGGTCGTCAACCTGGTCGATTTCGGGGCGTTCGTGAACTTCATGGGTGGCAAGGACGGTCTCGTCCATGTGTCCGAAATCAAGAACGAGCGCGTCGAGAAGGTCAGCGATGCGCTGAGCGAGGGCCAGGAGGTCAAGGTCAAGGTCCTCGAGATCGACCCGCGCGGCAAGGTTCGCCTGTCGATGCGCGTCGTCGACCAGACGACCGGCGAAGAGCTGGAGGACACGCGTCCTGCCCGCGAGCCGCGCGAAGGCGGCGATCGTGGTCCGCGTCCGCCGCGTCGTGATGGCGATGGTGGCCGTGATGGCGGCGGCGGCGGCGGTCGTGGTCCGCGCGGCGAAGGCGGCGGCGGTGACCGTGGCTCGCGTGGCCCACGTCGTGACGGCGACGGCGGTCGCGATGCCGGCGGTAACGGCGGTGGCCGTGGCCCGCGTCGTGACGGCGGTGGCAGCGGCGGCGGCGAGCGTGCTGCACGTTCGGACGGCGACAAGGCTCCCGAGTTCGCTCCGGCATTCCTGACGGGCGATCGCGACTAA
- the rpsO gene encoding 30S ribosomal protein S15, whose translation MTITAERKTELVKEHSRAEGDTGSPEVQVSILTERIKNLTEHFKTHKKDNHSRRGLLMMVNKRRTLLDYLRHKDGQRYLDLIAKLGLRK comes from the coding sequence ATGACGATTACCGCAGAACGCAAGACCGAGCTCGTCAAGGAGCATTCGCGCGCCGAGGGCGATACCGGTTCGCCGGAAGTCCAGGTCTCGATCCTGACCGAGCGCATCAAGAACCTGACCGAGCATTTCAAGACCCACAAGAAGGACAACCACTCGCGTCGTGGCCTTCTCATGATGGTCAACAAGCGCCGGACGCTGCTGGATTATCTCCGTCACAAGGACGGCCAGCGCTACCTGGATCTGATCGCGAAGCTCGGTCTTCGCAAGTAA
- the truB gene encoding tRNA pseudouridine(55) synthase TruB, which translates to MHGWIILDKPLGLGSTQGVSAVKRALRQGGYGKFKVGHGGTLDPLATGVLPIAVGEATKLAGRMLDSDKIYDFTVMFGVQTDTLDGEGVPIARSDVRPTLAAVEAVLGRFTGPISQVPPAYSALKVDGERAYDLARAGHEVVLASRDVTIHSLRSSPAVEGGPAQLVEGGFRERNDSGAPPSPPAQADGGPPPGSGEELQDVTLTAHVSKGTYIRSLARDIALALGTVGHVTMLRRIKAGPFDLSAAISLDKLDELAKASALEDVLLPLRVALDDIPALSLTPDQAGALRQGRILAGIAADDGQYFAELDAVPVALVEVEDGDVRVVRGFNL; encoded by the coding sequence ATGCATGGCTGGATCATTCTCGACAAGCCGCTGGGGCTCGGCTCGACCCAAGGCGTGTCCGCGGTGAAGCGCGCGTTGCGCCAGGGCGGCTATGGCAAGTTCAAGGTCGGCCATGGCGGCACGCTCGATCCTCTCGCGACCGGCGTGCTGCCGATCGCGGTCGGCGAGGCGACCAAGCTTGCCGGGCGGATGCTGGACAGCGACAAGATCTATGACTTCACGGTGATGTTCGGGGTGCAGACCGATACGCTCGATGGGGAGGGCGTGCCGATCGCGAGGTCGGACGTGCGGCCGACCTTGGCGGCGGTCGAGGCGGTGTTGGGGCGGTTTACCGGACCGATCTCGCAGGTGCCGCCGGCCTATTCGGCGCTGAAGGTGGATGGGGAGCGGGCTTATGATCTGGCGCGGGCCGGGCATGAGGTGGTTCTGGCTAGTCGGGATGTAACGATTCACAGCCTAAGATCCTCCCCGGCAGTGGAAGGGGGACCAGCGCAGCTGGTGGAGGGGGGCTTCCGCGAGCGGAACGATTCTGGCGCCCCCCCCTCCCCCCCCGCCCAAGCGGACGGCGGTCCCCCTCCCGGTTCCGGGGAGGAATTGCAGGACGTCACGCTAACCGCGCATGTCTCGAAGGGCACCTATATCCGCAGCCTCGCGCGCGACATCGCGTTGGCGCTCGGAACGGTCGGCCACGTCACCATGCTACGCCGCATCAAGGCGGGCCCCTTCGACCTGTCCGCCGCGATATCGCTGGACAAACTGGACGAACTCGCTAAGGCCTCCGCGCTTGAAGATGTACTTCTGCCCTTGAGGGTGGCGCTGGACGACATCCCGGCTCTCTCCCTCACCCCCGACCAGGCAGGGGCGCTCCGACAGGGGCGCATCTTGGCCGGGATCGCCGCAGACGATGGCCAATACTTCGCCGAACTGGACGCTGTCCCGGTCGCGCTGGTCGAGGTCGAGGACGGAGACGTCCGGGTCGTTCGCGGTTTCAATCTATGA
- a CDS encoding thymidine kinase: MAKLYFYYASMNAGKSTNLLQADFNYRERGMRTMLFTAAIDDRFAAGTITSRIGLEAPAIAFDAGTDIGACVARQHAADAISCVLVDEAQFLTPAQIDQLAHVCDVVGIPVLAYGLRTDFQGALFPGSARLLALADSLVEIKSVCMCGRKATMNLRVDGNGRAIAEGQQTEIGGNDRYVALCRRHFTEALG; the protein is encoded by the coding sequence ATGGCCAAGCTGTATTTCTACTACGCGTCGATGAACGCGGGGAAGTCGACGAACCTGCTCCAGGCGGACTTCAACTATCGCGAGCGGGGGATGCGGACGATGCTGTTCACCGCGGCGATCGACGATCGGTTCGCGGCGGGGACGATCACCTCGCGGATCGGGCTGGAGGCTCCCGCGATCGCGTTCGATGCGGGGACTGATATCGGCGCGTGCGTCGCCCGGCAGCACGCCGCGGACGCGATCTCCTGCGTGCTGGTGGACGAGGCGCAGTTCCTGACGCCCGCACAGATCGACCAACTCGCTCATGTCTGCGACGTCGTCGGGATCCCCGTGCTGGCATACGGATTGCGCACCGATTTCCAGGGGGCGTTGTTCCCCGGATCGGCACGGTTGCTGGCGCTGGCGGACTCGCTGGTCGAGATCAAGTCGGTCTGCATGTGCGGGCGCAAGGCCACGATGAACCTGCGCGTGGATGGCAATGGCCGCGCGATCGCCGAGGGACAGCAGACCGAAATCGGCGGCAACGACCGCTATGTCGCGCTATGCCGACGCCATTTCACGGAGGCTTTGGGCTAA
- the rbfA gene encoding 30S ribosome-binding factor RbfA, translated as MKADTPEVKVVRSLRVGEQARHALSDILARGDVHDPVLEKHLVTITEVRMSPDLRHATVFVKPLLGKDEEKVLKALRTNTAYLQREVANRVQMRYAAKLKFLADESFDEGTHIDTLLRDPHIARDLSED; from the coding sequence ATGAAAGCCGATACCCCAGAAGTAAAAGTCGTCCGCAGCTTGCGGGTCGGCGAACAGGCGCGTCACGCGCTGTCGGACATCCTCGCACGCGGCGACGTCCACGATCCGGTGCTCGAAAAGCACCTCGTCACGATCACCGAGGTCCGGATGTCCCCGGATCTGCGCCACGCCACCGTCTTCGTGAAACCGCTTCTCGGCAAGGACGAGGAAAAGGTGCTGAAGGCGCTGCGGACCAACACCGCCTATCTCCAGCGCGAAGTCGCGAACCGGGTACAGATGCGCTACGCGGCGAAACTCAAGTTTCTGGCGGACGAGAGCTTCGACGAAGGCACGCACATCGACACGCTGCTGCGCGATCCGCATATCGCGCGAGATTTGAGCGAAGATTGA
- the infB gene encoding translation initiation factor IF-2, whose amino-acid sequence MSDTDNEKPKLGMRAPLGVKRTVETGQVKQSFSHGRSNTVIVETKRARVLRRPGEPDVQVADAAPVAAPTPVAAPAPAPQARAPQPAPAPVRQQAPSNLSPQERQAKLLREAEEQRMNTLEEGRRRQEAERSKAAEDERNRVADRARAEAEAKAPKPVEAPAPAPAPVVEAAPAPVAAPTPAPVPAEAPVAAALAPAPVPAAPTPAPKPTPAPVAATPAPAPKPAPAPVAPPAPSPVLELTRDPAFPAPRRFSPVARPERPPPPPKPVAAPAAAAPATTGNAGTTAARPGATGANAPAGGVRRDAVPARPQQRDRKGDDRRTSGKLTVNRALGDGDGARARSLAALKRAREKERRGTGGPREAQAKQIRDVVVPEAITVQELAIRMAEKGADLVKALFKMGMPVTMTQTIDQDTAELLVTEFGHNLTRVSDVDQDLANDTIDDAEETLLPRAPVVTIMGHVDHGKTSLLDALRGTDVVRGEAGGITQHIGAYQVTLKDKSKITFLDTPGHEAFTQMRARGADVTDIVILVVAADDGLMPQTVEAIAHTKAAGVPMIVAINKIDKEGANAQKVRERLLSEEIVVEDMGGDVQDVEVSATKKIGLDALIEKIQLQAELLELRANPDRAAEGTVIEAKLDKGRGPVATILVNRGTLRVGDIFVVGGESGKVRALVDDKGKQIKEAGPAMPVEVLGLSGVPSAGDPFQVVENEARAREVAEYRRSVKTDKRTASTPASLESMFSALKEKQAIEYPLVVKADTQGTVEAIVGAINKISTDLIKARVLNSGVGGITESDVTLAAASGAPIIGFNVRPNAKAREIAERQKVAFKYYDVIYDLIDEIRAGMAGELGPEAFETVVGRADIREVFSAGKHGKAAGLLVTEGNIRKALKARITRNDVIIYQGEIASLRRFKDDVAEVRAGLECGVTFTSNFVDIKAGDVLETFEVEMRERTL is encoded by the coding sequence GTGAGCGACACGGACAACGAGAAGCCGAAACTTGGCATGCGCGCACCTTTGGGTGTGAAGCGCACGGTCGAGACCGGCCAGGTGAAGCAGAGCTTCAGCCACGGCCGATCGAATACGGTGATCGTGGAAACCAAGCGCGCGCGCGTACTGCGCCGTCCGGGCGAGCCCGACGTGCAGGTCGCGGACGCCGCACCGGTTGCCGCGCCTACCCCGGTTGCGGCCCCCGCACCGGCCCCGCAGGCGCGCGCGCCGCAGCCTGCGCCCGCTCCCGTGCGTCAGCAGGCGCCGAGCAATCTGTCGCCGCAGGAGCGTCAGGCAAAGCTCCTCCGCGAGGCGGAAGAGCAGCGCATGAACACGCTGGAGGAAGGGCGTCGTCGCCAGGAGGCCGAGCGTAGCAAGGCCGCCGAGGACGAGCGCAACCGCGTCGCCGATCGCGCGCGTGCCGAGGCGGAAGCCAAGGCGCCGAAGCCGGTCGAGGCGCCCGCTCCTGCACCTGCACCTGTGGTCGAAGCGGCGCCCGCTCCGGTCGCGGCACCGACGCCTGCGCCAGTGCCGGCCGAAGCCCCCGTTGCAGCGGCTCTTGCCCCCGCTCCGGTTCCAGCGGCACCCACACCTGCACCGAAGCCCACGCCGGCTCCGGTAGCGGCTACCCCGGCACCCGCGCCAAAGCCTGCGCCGGCCCCTGTTGCGCCGCCGGCACCGTCGCCCGTTCTCGAACTGACCCGCGATCCGGCGTTCCCGGCCCCGCGCCGGTTCTCGCCGGTGGCGCGTCCAGAGCGTCCTCCGCCGCCGCCAAAGCCTGTCGCAGCACCCGCTGCCGCGGCACCCGCGACGACGGGCAACGCTGGCACGACCGCCGCGCGTCCCGGCGCGACCGGGGCGAACGCTCCCGCTGGTGGCGTCCGTCGCGACGCCGTTCCGGCGCGTCCGCAGCAGCGTGACCGCAAGGGCGACGATCGTCGCACCTCGGGCAAGCTCACCGTCAACCGCGCGCTCGGCGATGGTGATGGCGCACGCGCCCGCTCGCTCGCCGCATTGAAGCGTGCGCGCGAGAAGGAGCGTCGTGGCACCGGTGGTCCGCGCGAGGCGCAAGCCAAGCAGATCCGCGACGTGGTCGTCCCGGAGGCAATTACCGTCCAGGAACTCGCCATTCGTATGGCTGAGAAGGGTGCCGACCTCGTCAAGGCGTTGTTCAAGATGGGCATGCCCGTCACGATGACGCAGACGATCGACCAGGATACCGCCGAGCTGCTCGTCACCGAATTCGGTCACAACCTGACTCGCGTCAGCGATGTCGATCAGGATCTGGCCAACGACACGATCGATGATGCCGAGGAGACGCTGCTTCCGCGTGCCCCGGTCGTCACGATCATGGGTCACGTCGATCACGGCAAGACGTCGCTGCTCGATGCCCTGCGCGGTACCGACGTGGTGCGCGGCGAAGCGGGTGGCATCACCCAGCATATCGGCGCGTATCAGGTCACGCTGAAGGACAAGTCGAAGATCACCTTCCTCGACACGCCGGGCCATGAGGCGTTCACGCAGATGCGTGCGCGTGGCGCGGACGTCACCGACATCGTCATCCTGGTGGTAGCGGCGGACGACGGCCTGATGCCGCAGACAGTGGAGGCGATCGCCCACACCAAGGCGGCAGGCGTCCCGATGATCGTCGCGATCAACAAGATCGACAAGGAAGGCGCCAATGCCCAGAAGGTGCGCGAGCGCCTGCTGAGCGAGGAGATCGTCGTCGAGGACATGGGCGGCGACGTCCAGGACGTCGAAGTCTCCGCGACCAAGAAAATCGGTCTCGACGCGCTGATCGAGAAGATCCAGCTCCAGGCCGAACTGCTCGAACTGCGCGCCAATCCGGATCGCGCCGCCGAGGGTACGGTGATCGAAGCCAAGCTCGACAAGGGCCGTGGCCCGGTCGCGACGATCCTCGTCAACCGCGGTACGCTGCGGGTCGGCGACATCTTCGTGGTCGGCGGCGAGAGCGGCAAGGTCCGTGCGCTGGTCGACGACAAGGGCAAGCAGATCAAGGAAGCGGGTCCGGCAATGCCGGTCGAGGTTCTTGGCCTGTCGGGTGTCCCATCGGCGGGCGATCCGTTCCAGGTGGTCGAGAACGAGGCACGGGCTCGCGAAGTTGCGGAATATCGTCGCAGCGTGAAGACCGACAAGCGGACCGCGTCGACTCCTGCCAGCCTCGAGTCGATGTTCTCGGCGCTGAAGGAAAAGCAGGCGATCGAATATCCGCTGGTCGTGAAGGCGGATACGCAGGGTACCGTCGAGGCGATCGTCGGGGCGATCAACAAGATCTCCACCGACCTGATCAAGGCGCGCGTGCTGAACTCGGGCGTCGGTGGCATCACCGAGTCGGACGTCACGCTGGCGGCGGCATCGGGTGCACCGATCATCGGCTTCAACGTTCGCCCGAATGCCAAGGCGCGCGAGATCGCCGAGCGCCAGAAGGTCGCGTTCAAATATTACGACGTGATCTACGACCTGATCGACGAGATCCGGGCGGGGATGGCCGGCGAGCTCGGGCCGGAAGCGTTCGAGACGGTCGTCGGTCGTGCCGATATCCGCGAGGTCTTCTCGGCGGGCAAGCACGGCAAGGCGGCGGGTCTGCTCGTCACCGAAGGCAATATCCGCAAGGCGCTCAAGGCGCGCATCACGCGCAACGACGTCATCATCTACCAGGGCGAAATCGCATCGCTGCGTCGCTTCAAGGATGATGTCGCCGAAGTCCGCGCCGGGCTGGAATGTGGTGTGACGTTCACGTCGAACTTCGTCGACATCAAGGCCGGCGACGTCCTCGAGACGTTCGAAGTCGAGATGCGCGAACGCACGCTTTGA
- a CDS encoding DUF448 domain-containing protein encodes MREGDEDAPIRKCILSGERDVRPHLVRLALAPDGQIHPDVRAKAPGRGAWIGVTRLELEAAIKKGKLKGALARAFKTGEFTIAPELPAMIESALERNALDRLGLESRSGTVLIGSDRIEQNARSGKLKALYHASDAAEDGNRKLDQAWRIGNDVEGSGLRGLALPASRTILALALGRENVVHIGLTDRAAAKRVSEALDRWLHFIGPEPSPVSCETASQGASASQQNGTSPITGASGSTGHSPAVDMTEEFE; translated from the coding sequence ATGCGCGAAGGGGATGAAGATGCCCCCATCCGCAAGTGCATCTTGTCGGGGGAGCGCGATGTTCGCCCGCATCTGGTGCGACTCGCGCTGGCCCCCGACGGCCAGATCCATCCCGACGTGCGCGCCAAGGCGCCTGGTCGCGGTGCGTGGATCGGGGTGACACGACTCGAACTCGAAGCCGCGATCAAGAAGGGCAAGCTCAAGGGCGCGCTCGCTCGGGCGTTCAAGACCGGCGAGTTTACCATCGCACCCGAACTCCCGGCGATGATCGAATCCGCGCTGGAGCGTAACGCGCTTGACCGGCTCGGGCTCGAATCGCGCTCGGGCACCGTGCTGATCGGGTCCGACCGGATCGAGCAGAACGCGCGCTCGGGCAAGCTGAAGGCACTGTATCACGCGTCCGACGCGGCCGAAGACGGCAACCGTAAGCTCGATCAGGCGTGGCGCATCGGCAACGATGTCGAGGGCTCGGGTCTACGGGGGTTGGCACTGCCTGCGTCGCGCACCATATTGGCGTTGGCGCTGGGGCGGGAAAATGTGGTACACATTGGTCTGACCGACCGCGCTGCAGCAAAGCGGGTGAGCGAAGCGCTCGACCGTTGGCTGCATTTTATCGGCCCCGAACCTTCTCCCGTGTCTTGCGAAACGGCCTCGCAGGGCGCATCGGCGTCCCAACAAAACGGGACGTCACCCATAACAGGGGCGTCCGGATCGACCGGACACAGCCCGGCCGTGGACATGACTGAGGAATTTGAGTGA
- a CDS encoding tautomerase family protein yields the protein MPFVSIRISGSATKDQKAGIVADVTQSLVERLGKNPAAVQIVIEEVSTENYGAGGQLLVDRDAPKTTPAQEDAHAEPSR from the coding sequence ATGCCGTTTGTCAGTATCCGCATTTCGGGGTCCGCCACCAAGGACCAGAAGGCCGGCATCGTCGCCGACGTCACCCAGTCGCTCGTCGAGCGGCTGGGAAAGAACCCGGCTGCGGTGCAGATCGTGATCGAGGAAGTCTCGACCGAGAATTACGGCGCGGGCGGCCAGTTGCTGGTCGACCGCGACGCGCCCAAGACGACTCCGGCGCAGGAGGACGCACATGCGGAACCCTCCCGATGA
- the nusA gene encoding transcription termination factor NusA, with protein sequence MATAVTANRAELIAIANSVASEKMIDKAIVIEAMEDAIQRAARSRYGAENDIRAKLDPNTGDLRLWRVVEVVEAVDDYFKQVDVKGAQKLQKDAALGDFIVDPLPPIEFGRIAAQAAKQVIFQKVRDAERERQFEEYKDRAGEIITGVVKRVEFGHVVVDLGRAEGVIRRDAQIPREVVRVNDRIRSLILNVRRENRGPQIFLSRAHPDFMKKLFAQEVPEIYDGIIEIKAAARDPGSRAKIGVISHDSSIDPVGACVGMKGSRVQAVVQEMQGEKIDIIPWSPDIATFVVNALQPASVSRVVIDEEEERIEVVVPDDQLSLAIGRRGQNVRLASQLTGKAIDILTEADASEKRQKDFVERSAMFEKELDVDETLAQLLVAEGFTNLEEVAYVEVEEIAGIEGFDEDLAGELQNRATEALERRDAASREERTALGVEDALIDMPYLNEAMLVTLGKAGIKTLDDLADLATDELVEKKRVEPRRRNDDAPKRPEPKGGILAEYGLSDEQGNEIIMAARAHWFEDEAPEADADETDEAPVEAASAEDTAAEDTAAEDTAAEDTAAEDATADDAAVDDAAESTDAKSEDDKA encoded by the coding sequence ATGGCCACGGCAGTCACCGCAAACCGCGCGGAACTGATCGCGATCGCGAATTCGGTCGCGTCGGAGAAGATGATCGACAAGGCGATCGTGATCGAGGCGATGGAGGACGCGATCCAGCGCGCCGCCCGCTCGCGCTACGGCGCCGAGAACGACATCCGCGCGAAGCTCGATCCGAACACCGGCGATCTGCGCCTGTGGCGCGTCGTCGAAGTGGTCGAGGCGGTCGACGATTATTTCAAGCAGGTCGACGTCAAGGGCGCGCAGAAGCTCCAGAAGGACGCAGCCCTCGGCGACTTCATCGTCGATCCGCTGCCCCCGATCGAATTCGGCCGCATCGCCGCACAGGCCGCCAAGCAGGTCATCTTCCAGAAGGTCCGCGACGCCGAGCGCGAGCGCCAGTTCGAAGAGTATAAGGACCGCGCCGGCGAGATCATCACCGGCGTCGTCAAGCGCGTCGAGTTCGGCCATGTCGTCGTCGACCTGGGCCGCGCAGAAGGCGTCATCCGCCGCGACGCGCAGATCCCGCGCGAAGTGGTGCGCGTCAACGACCGCATCCGCTCGCTGATCCTGAACGTGCGCCGCGAGAATCGTGGGCCGCAGATCTTCCTCAGCCGCGCGCATCCCGACTTCATGAAGAAGCTGTTCGCGCAGGAAGTGCCCGAAATCTACGACGGCATCATCGAGATCAAGGCCGCGGCCCGCGATCCCGGTTCGCGCGCGAAGATCGGCGTCATCAGCCATGACTCGTCGATCGATCCGGTCGGCGCGTGCGTCGGCATGAAGGGCAGCCGCGTGCAGGCCGTCGTGCAGGAAATGCAGGGCGAGAAGATCGACATCATCCCCTGGTCGCCCGATATCGCGACCTTCGTCGTCAACGCATTGCAGCCGGCCTCCGTGTCGCGTGTGGTGATCGACGAGGAAGAAGAGCGTATCGAGGTGGTCGTTCCCGATGACCAGCTTTCGCTGGCGATCGGCCGTCGTGGCCAGAACGTGCGGCTTGCGTCGCAGCTGACCGGCAAGGCGATCGACATCCTCACCGAGGCCGATGCGTCGGAGAAGCGCCAGAAGGACTTCGTCGAGCGTTCGGCGATGTTCGAGAAGGAGCTCGATGTCGACGAGACGCTCGCACAGCTGCTGGTCGCCGAAGGGTTCACCAACCTCGAGGAGGTCGCCTATGTCGAGGTCGAGGAGATCGCCGGCATCGAGGGCTTCGACGAGGATCTGGCGGGCGAGTTGCAGAACCGCGCGACCGAGGCGCTCGAGCGTCGCGATGCCGCCAGCCGCGAAGAGCGCACCGCGCTCGGCGTGGAGGATGCGCTGATCGACATGCCGTATCTGAACGAGGCGATGCTGGTCACGCTCGGCAAGGCGGGCATCAAGACGCTCGACGATCTCGCCGATCTGGCGACCGACGAGCTGGTCGAGAAGAAGCGCGTCGAGCCACGCCGTCGCAACGACGATGCGCCGAAGCGTCCCGAGCCCAAGGGCGGCATTCTCGCCGAATACGGCCTGAGCGACGAGCAGGGCAACGAGATCATCATGGCCGCGCGTGCGCACTGGTTCGAGGACGAGGCCCCTGAGGCTGACGCTGACGAGACGGACGAGGCTCCGGTGGAAGCGGCTTCGGCTGAAGACACTGCGGCTGAGGACACTGCGGCTGAGGACACTGCGGCTGAGGACACTGCGGCTGAGGACGCTACGGCAGACGACGCTGCGGTGGATGACGCCGCAGAGTCGACCGATGCGAAGAGCGAGGACGACAAGGCCTGA